The DNA window ATCCAGTTGCTCTTCGGAGATTCCGGACAACGCAAATCGTTGTTCACGTCATAGAGCCACAGACACCGGATGAGGTGAAATACGACATATTCAATCGCGTGAACACACTTGGAAGTCCTCTCTCTCCTCAAGAGATTCGGCACGCCATGAGCAAGCCACGATCACGTGACTTCCTCGGTCGCCTAGTCGAATCCCCGGAATTTGATAGGGCCACGGAGTACCAGTATTGGCGCAGAGATCCTGAGCTCGGAGAAAAGGTACGAGATAGCGGCCGTATGACGAATCGAGAACTCGCACTTCGTTTTTGTGCTTTTCGAAACTTTTCAGATGAAGCTTACCGCCAGTACGCAAGCTTGGATTCATATTTGGTTGATTTTACCCATAGACTCGACGGGCACTCCGAACGTCAGCCGCCGATTTCAGAAGCGGAGCTTGCCGCACTTGAGCGCGACTTTAAGCGAGCCATGGTAAATGCTGAGGAGATTCTTGGTAACGCCGCCTTCCGTCGTTGGCCCCTCGGACAAGGAAAACGCGGGCCGATAAACCGCGCTGTCTTTGAGGCTCAAGCAAACGCCTTGGCGGACTACTCGCTTGAGCAGATTGTTGGACATAAAGAAAAGATAGTCAGTGCTTTTCGCGGGGCTTTTGCCCAACCTACTTATCTTCGTGCTGTCACGGTCGGCACTGGTAGTCCGAGCACAGTAGTTTATCGGTTGCAGGAAACGAAGGCCCTACTTGCGGCGGCAATAACATGATCACCAATATTGACATCCTCGGTTTCAAACGGTTCGAACACGCAGCTTTCCAACTAGCTCCGCTGACAGTGCTCACCGGCTTGAACGGGTCAGGCAAGACGTCGTTGATCCAGTCGTTATTGATTGCACGCGAAGTCGCTCTGAATCAATCTAACGTACTCCGTCTGAACGGCCCATTCGGTCTGGAACTTGGCGCAGCAGAAGACGTGTTGAACTGGGTGTCTAAATCCCCGATCAGGATCACTATCGAGGATGACGAGAGCGGCTACGGAATGTGGCAGTTCGACGTGCTCTCACCAGATGCTCTCTATTTAGGAGTCACGTCACGGTCGCCAAACCTTCCACTAGCATTCAACGTGCACCCTCGGTCATTCACATACCTCTGCGCAGAGCGATTTGGCCCCCGCAGCATACTTGGCAGCTCTCCTCTCCCAGATCATGAACTTGAAGTGGGCGTGCAAGGAGAGTATTGCGCCCACGTTCTAAGCGTATTGGGAAGTAAAATATTAGAGGATGAAAGCCGAAAGCACCCTTCCCGCCAAGACACCACCTCAATGCTCTTGAAGTATGAAGTAGAACAGTGGCTCGGAGAAATTGCACGGCCAGTTGAAATTACCGCAGAGCGTCTCCCGGGCTCGTCAGTAGTCAAAATGAGTTTTCGATCTCATGGAGGCGAATGGGTAAGCGCACCCAACATGGGCTTCGGTATCTCCTATGCACTTCCAATTATTCTCAGTGGACTGATCGCTAGGTTCGACGGCCTCATGATTGTCGAAAATCCTGAGGCACACCTACATCCTGCGGGCCAGTCACGAATGGGAGTATTTCTCGCTTGGCTAGCGAGCAAGGGTGTGCAGGTCGTTCTGGAAACGCACTCGGATCATGTGCTCAATGGAATTCGTCGCGCCATTGGAGAACACCGTTTCCTCCCAGCAGAGAGCGCCTTGGCATATTTCTTCAGAGAAGACCAACCCGGCGAGCCGCACCCACTCGCGGACCAGCTTAGATTCAGCAACACAGGCGGCATTTCTCATTGGCCCCCGGGCTTCTTCGATCAGTACCAGATAGACGTAGCCTCGCTCGGTCGAATTCGACGGCAGCATTAAGCTCATGTCATTCGTCGTCGATGGAGCGGAATGGAAATTTGATGACTGGGCAGCAGATGAAATAGTTGCCGACATCGAAGCTGTACTCGAATTCGTGGAGACATCACGGGAACGCGGCGAAGTCATTTACATCGGTGAAGATTTTCAACGCCGTGCCATGCTTGACGGCAAGGATCTTTGGTCCATCGCGTCGCGAGGAGGAGATCTCAACCTGCCCTCTGAAGTTGTGCAAGAGCTTGCTGCTTGGCTTGGAAGGGCACCTTGTTATCTTGATCAAGAATCGTGGCCAGATGGATTAGACAATACCATTGCCATTGATGGGGGCCCTGACTTGGACAATCTGGATGTCGCATGGGCGCATCATTCAGTCCGGGCAAACTCTCCAGTAGGCTGCCTTGGCCTTCGGACATCGGGCATTCATGAGACACGGTCCGCCACAGGACTGGCTAAGATATTTTGGGTGCGAACTGAGGAGGATCGCCTCTCGTTCTGGCGCAATGCGATTATTTTGACAGGCGACAGCCACGCATCCCTGAGGCGATTCGCCCCCCATGCTTATCCGTACATCTATTTCCACAGTGGTGCGCTTGATGATGCCAACACACTTGGCGGCGGCTATCTTGCGTTGCGCGAGAATATCCGAGAGTGCCTTGGAATTTTGAACGATTACGGTCGCTGGGTGTTCACAGCCCCTCCTCCGCCGTTGCGCCCCTCCGACCCGGCTGGGCCAAACCCAAACACGCGCCCCAGTAACCAGATTATTCAAGCACGGTTTCGGGGATACGGTTTC is part of the Lacipirellulaceae bacterium genome and encodes:
- a CDS encoding DUF262 domain-containing protein, translated to MPEDQILNESEHPDEPELLDEEDTKSDFFIKPWDPSKIRISTKSFSLRDVVTQIDDKDIDLAPDFQREYVWKVRQRTRLIESILLGIPLPAFYFNQGADGKYQVVDGVQRLSTIAIFMHDDHRLDKHDLEYLTDSHGLTYSELDPVALRRFRTTQIVVHVIEPQTPDEVKYDIFNRVNTLGSPLSPQEIRHAMSKPRSRDFLGRLVESPEFDRATEYQYWRRDPELGEKVRDSGRMTNRELALRFCAFRNFSDEAYRQYASLDSYLVDFTHRLDGHSERQPPISEAELAALERDFKRAMVNAEEILGNAAFRRWPLGQGKRGPINRAVFEAQANALADYSLEQIVGHKEKIVSAFRGAFAQPTYLRAVTVGTGSPSTVVYRLQETKALLAAAIT
- a CDS encoding DUF3696 domain-containing protein is translated as MITNIDILGFKRFEHAAFQLAPLTVLTGLNGSGKTSLIQSLLIAREVALNQSNVLRLNGPFGLELGAAEDVLNWVSKSPIRITIEDDESGYGMWQFDVLSPDALYLGVTSRSPNLPLAFNVHPRSFTYLCAERFGPRSILGSSPLPDHELEVGVQGEYCAHVLSVLGSKILEDESRKHPSRQDTTSMLLKYEVEQWLGEIARPVEITAERLPGSSVVKMSFRSHGGEWVSAPNMGFGISYALPIILSGLIARFDGLMIVENPEAHLHPAGQSRMGVFLAWLASKGVQVVLETHSDHVLNGIRRAIGEHRFLPAESALAYFFREDQPGEPHPLADQLRFSNTGGISHWPPGFFDQYQIDVASLGRIRRQH